AGCTTTAGCAGGAGCCGCTGCTTTGGGAGCGACTTTCACTTCGGGCTTTTTCTTTACTTCAGGCTTTTTGGAAGCTGCCTTAACGGGAGCTTTTTCAGCCTTTTTCTTTACAACAGCTTTCGGTGCTGCCTTTTTAGGCGCTGGTTTTGCCGCTTTTGCAGGGGCTTTTTTAGCAGGTTTTGCGGCTTTAGCCGCAGGCTTCTTTTTAACGATTTTTGCCATAATTTTACCTAGGGTGTTCTTTAACTTCAATTTCATGAATGAATCATTTAAAGAGGGGCGTCAACTCATTTCACTGAAATTGTGCCGTCTTGACTGCGCACAAAAATACTACCTCTTTGTGCGTCGCCCCGCAAGCGTCCACGAACACTTTTCTCTGCACTCAATTTAGTCACTTTGATTTCTGAGGGAACTAGGATCTCCCCTTCGGTTGTGAGCAAATTCAAGGATGCCCCCGAAGACGGCGGCGTTTGCACACTCACCTTTCCCGATTTCGTTTTCACGTCGACCTCTGAGTCCAAAAGCATCGTGATAGCCACAGAACCCTCTTGATTTTGCCCCTCCATGCGTCCTTGAAACGCCTGAATATTCATAGAGCCTTTGCCATTTTCAAACTGAATTGTACCGCTGCTCAAATTCACCTTGCTATTGGATTGCTGAGTGGAAAGAGATAGGAATCCTCTCACCTTTTCGATATTCAGGGAGCCTGCAAAAAGACTCGCGTCCACATCACCTTGAATATTTTTAAGAGCCATCGAGCCTGAATAAGAGTCTGCTGACACTTTGCCGGTGTGATCTTGAATATTCACGTCGCCTTTTTGCACGTAAACTTGCAAAGAACCCGCTCCGCCCAAGGAACTCACACGCCCTTGAGTCACACTCACTTTCAAGTCTTTGCTCCATTTTTGTGCGACCACGGAGCCGCCGCGCAACTGAATATCTGCAGGCATTGCTGGTCCCCAAATTTCAATTTTTTTCATTTGTGAAGCCGCTTTGGGCAAGATGTTCAGCCAGGATCTTTTTCCTGCGTATTCATTCATTTTCACTTCAATGATATTATCTTTTTTTGTAACGACAAAAACGCCCTCGGTGCCGGACTCTTCTACGCCCGATACTTTCAAAGAATTGCCAACCTGTCCCACAACCTGCACCTGGGCTTCTAATCCTTTGAGGACCAGACGATCTCCCTCTGCGACAGGGACTTCATAAGTGGCTGCCATAACGGGTTGAAATAGAAGATGTGCGAGAATGAAAGTGATCGCTGACATGCGTTGACTCCCTACGAAATTGACTCTGTCGTTAAAATATAAAAAAGTATCCGGGCATTTACAAACTAATAGAGGTGAAAAATGGAAAATGTCGTGATTGTGAGCAGCGTAAGAACTCCTGTAGCAACTTTCCAAGGTGGTTATTCCACTCTGGCTGCACCAAAGCTCGGTGCAATTGCTATTAAAGAAGCTATTTCTCGTGCGGGTGTTTCCGCAAATGAAATCGACGAATGCATTATGGGTGAAGTTTTGACTGCAGGTGTTGGTCAAGCTCCGGCTCGTCAAGCGGCGTTGTATGCTGGACTTAAAAATTCAACTCCGTGCATGACGATCAATAAAGTTTGCGGATCTGGCCTTAAAGCTGTGATGTTGGCGGCTGATTCTATCGCTCTTGGTAATACAAAAATTGCCGTAGCCGGTGGCCAAGAGAACATGACTTTGTCTCCGCACTTGCTTGAAAATTCTCGCTCTGGTTACCGTATGGGACCCACACAAATGACAGACTCTATGATCAAAGACGGTCTTTGGGATCCGTACAACAATTTCCACATGGGAAATGCAGCAGAGATCTGTGTGAAAGAGCATGGTTTCACTCGTGAAGAGCAAGATGCTTTCGCGATTGATTCTTACAAAAAAGCTCAAGACGCTTGGAGCAAAGGTCTTTTCAAAAATGAAATCGCAGCCGTTGTCGTTGAAGGCAAAAAAGGCGCTGTGACAATTGATAAAGATGAAGAACCATTCAATACAAACTTCGATAAAATCCCTGGTTTGAAACCCGCTTTCGATAAAGCAGGAACAATCACGGCGGCGAACGCTTCTAAAATCAATGACGGAGCAGCAGCTCACGTTTTGATGGCGGAAAGCGAAGCGAAAAAACGCGGTATCAAACCTTTGGCAAAAATCGTAGCGCACGGAACATTCGCGCATGATCCAAAATATTTCACAACAGCTCCTGTGGGCGCGATCCGTGGTGCTTTGAACAAAGCCGGTCTTAAAATTGCGGATATCGATCTTTGGGAGATCAACGAAGCGTTTGCAGTCGTGACTCAAGTGGCGATGAAAGAACTTGAAATCCCAGCGGCGAAAGTGAACATCCACGGTGGTGCGGTAGCTATCGGTCATCCGATCGGCGCTTCGGGCGCTCGCATCCTGGCAACTCTTGTTCACGCTCTTCATACACACGGCAAGCGCTATGGTCTTGCTACTTTGTGTATTGGTGGCGGTGAAGCTGTCGCTTTGATCATCGAGAAGGTTTAAGCCTTATGAGCAAAAAAGTCTTTAAAGATGCAAAGAGTGCGCTCTTTGACGTTAAAGATGGAATGACTTTGGTTCTTGGTGGATTCGGCCTTTGCGGAATCCCTGAGAACTGCATTGCTGTCTTGCGCGACATGGGCGTTAAAAATCTCACTTGCGTTTCTAACAACGCCGGTGTGGATGATTTTGGTTTGGGTCAGCTTTTGCAAAACCGTCAGATCAAAAAAATGATTTCGTCTTATGTCGGCGAGAATGCTCTTTTTGAAAAACTCTACATGAGCGGCGAACTCGAACTTGAGTTCTGCCCTCAAGGAACTTTGGCGGAGCGTATTCGTGCCGGTGGCGCGGGAATCGCTGGGTTCTATACTCCAACAGGAGTGGGAACTCTGGTTGCTGAAGGAAAAGAAATCAAACAATTCGACGGACGCGATTATGTTCTTGAGCGCGGAATCAAAGGCGACTTTGCTTTCGTGAAAGCTTGGAAAGGCGACAAGTTCGGAAATCTGATTTTCAGAAAAACGGCGCGCAACTTTAACCCGATGGCAGCAACAGCTGGTAAAATCACTGTCGTTGAAGTCGAAGAATTGGTTGAAATTGGTGAACTTGATCCAGATCAAATTCACACTCCAGGCGTTTACGTACAACGTATCTTCCAAGGAACGAACTACGAAAAACGCATTGAGCAAAAGACCGTGAGAAAGGACTAACCATGCCTTTAAATAGAGAACAAATCGCTCAGCGTATTGCTCAAGAAGTTGAAGATGGCTATTGCGTGAATTTGGGAATTGGTATTCCTACATTGGTTGCCAACTACATCCCGAAAGACAAATTCGTTATGTTACAAAGCGAAAACGGTCTTTTAGGAATGGGCCCTTTCCCTCGTGAATCCGAAATCGACGCCGATCTTATCAACGCGGGAAAACAAACTGTGACCGCTCTTCCAGGGGCTAGTTTCTTTTCAAGTGCTGACAGCTTTGCGATGATTCGCGGTGGTCACGTGGACTTGACTGTTTTGGGTGCGATGGAAGTTGATGAAACTGGCAGCATCGCCAACTGGATGGTTCCAGGCAAAATGGTAAAAGGTATGGGCGGCGCCATGGATCTGGTTGCGGGCGCTCGCAACGTGATCGTGGCTATGCAACACACGGATAAAGAAGGAAACTCCAAACTTCGCAAGAAGTGCACGCTTCCTTTAACAGGTGTGAACTGTATCAAAAAAATCGTCAGCGATTTCGGCGTGATTGAGGTGACTCCACAAGGATTTGTCCTCAAAGAATACGCTCCTGATTTGAGTCCTGAGAAAGTTCTTGCGGCCACGGAAGGAAAGATGACAATCGCTCCTGACTGCAAACCCATGAAATTCTAAAAATCCAACCCCGATCCAAGGTCGGGGTTGTCTCGATATAATCCCATCCTATTGCAGCTCCGTCTTTTTTGATGAGATAATAAATTTCAATCAAGAGATGAGGTCTGCACGTGGCTGAAGCTAAAAAAGTAGCAAAAGATACTTACCTTTTTCGTGATGGCGATGCACCTGACGCCATGTACATTATTAAATCCGGTACTTTTGCAGTCACAAAAACCAAAGGCACTTCCGAAGTCGTTCTCGCAGAAATCAATGCAGGCGCGATGGTGGGAGAAATGGCTCTTTTCGACAACAAGCCCCGCAGTGCCAATGTCAAAGCGACAAAAGACTCTGAAGTGATCGCCCTCCCCTATGAATCTCTCACGAAGCAAATGGATCAACTGCCTGTGTGGGTGCGCGCGATCATGAAAACGCTGAACGAAAATCTGCGTGAAGCGAACAAGAAAATTAAAATTCTTGAAAATGCCAATCCCGATGAAGAGCGCTTCCCGCCTCATATCGTGAATAAATATATTTCGATCTTAAATCTTGTGGGTCATAAATACGGAAAACCTGAAGAAGGCGGCGGCGTGAGCTTTTCCTCTGTTCTTCTTCGCAACTACACGATTCAAATTTTCCAGGAAGCCACCAACAAAATGCAAAGCGTGGTGAATGCTTTGACGGATCTTGGTTATATCGCGCAAGAAGACCGTGGTGACGGAACTCAGAAAATCATCAACTCCAAACCTCAGGAACTTTTTTCTTTTGTTGATTGGTACAACGAATGGCTCTTTAAACAAGAAAAAGACCGCTTGCCGGCTTTGACCGATGCCGAAGTAAAAGTTCTTAATGGAATTCTTTTATTCGCGCGCCGAGTGGAACCTAACAACAAAGGTTTCCGCAAAGTGAATTTGAATGATGTACAAAATGAATCCATGAAAGAAACAGGAAACCTCATTCGCTCCGACGATGTGAATCCTTTGATTGAGAAAAAATATCTCACAGAAAAGATCATGGATGAACAAGGCGTCTACATTATGATCTCTCTAGAGGATGTGGAATCCTTGGCTCGCAACTGGACTATCGTTAATAATCTTAAACGAAAGCTCAGATAAAAGGTCGAGAGTTTCTCAAACTGAGACGTTGCTTGTGAAAACTTAGCAAATATTTAATGAGTTTTCCTCCATAAGCGCTCGAATCCATTCAAAAAAAGGTCCGTAAATACCGATAAGTTCTTTATAAAACGGAGAACTTTATGAACGTAACCGGAAAGTTCCTGCAAAAATGGATCATTGCGACCGTTGTCTTTCTTTCGCACTCCATAGCTTTTGCTGGCATCGGCCTTACCTACCAGGGAAGAATTTTAAAACCTGATGGCACTCCATTGGATTCCAGCAACGTTCGCTTCACAATCGAAATTAAAAGTTACAACGACTGCCTTCTTTATCAAGAAACACAAACCGTCAACCTCTCTTCTTCTTCTGGAGTTTTCTCTTTAAACATCGGCTCTGCCCCAGCGCCACAGATTCATAACTATGTTGGCTCTTCACTCAGTTCCGTATTTACAAATCGTGGAAGCTTTACGGGGCTTTCGGGTTGTACGGGTGGAACTTATTCTCCGAATGCGGATGATGATCGTAAAATTGTCGTGAGTTTTGAGGATCTCACACTTTCAAGTCCGACGATTGAAACCATTCCTTCACAAAATATTTCTTACGTTCCTTTTGCTATCGAGTCTTATCAAATCTCTGGATACACTTCACAAAATCTTTTGCGTGTTAGTGATGGTGCTGTTGCCCCGCTAACCGTAGCCGACTTTAACGAACTGATGAATTTAATTAATGGTTCATCAACTCAGTATGTGACCTCTGCGACAAACGGAGTCACTTCTGTTGCATTCTCCCCTAGCGATTTTACTGGCGGAACGATCACATCCACGGGCTCTGTCGCTTTAAAGGACGTTGTAACTGGCGGAACGAAAGGTACTGCTACAAAAGTTCCACAAATCACTTACGACAACAAGGGTCGCATTACGGCCGTAACCGAAGTTGATATCTCTGGAATTCCTGCAAGCGGTACAGCTGGTGGAGATCTCACTGGCACTTATCCAAATCCAACTGTGGGTGCTGGAAAAATCGACGAATCCAAACTAGCCGATAACGCCGTAACGTCTGCAAAAATCAAAGATGGCGAAATTGCGAATGCCGATATCTCCGCCACAGCCGCGATCGTCGACACGAAACTTGCAACCATCACAACCGCTGGCAAAGTGGCTAATTCAGCAACAACGGGGACATCAGCGAATACGCCGGACACTTTGGTTTTGCGCGACTCCAGCGGTGATTTTTCCGCGCGCAATATTTCCGCAAATCAAATTAATTCCAATGAAACTTATGCGACGGATTTATACATTCGCAATGCTTCAAACAAGACTGTGAAATTTAATTTAGATCCAGCGGCAGCGGCGAACTTTACGATTGTTTGGCCAACAAACGCGAGCAGCGCAGGAAAAGTTTTATCCAACGACGGAAACGGCAATCTTTCTTGGGTTGCTGCCAGTGCGGGTTCCGTGACTTCAGTCACGGCGGGCACAGGTCTTAATGTGGGTGCGGGGCCCGGTGGAACAATCACTTCCGTGGGCACACTCAATATCAACGTCGGTACTAATGCCGGTCAAATTCTTCAATTGAATGGCTCTTCACAAATTCCCGCTGTGGATGGAAGCCTCGTTACAAATTTAAATCCCGCAAGCTTAAGTGCGGCCGTTCCTATTAATAAAGGCGGAACCGGACAAACAACAGCGCAAGCAGCGTTTAATGCTCTTAGTCCTTTAACGACAAAAGGTGATCTCGTCACTCGCGACACTACAAACAACATTCGTCTTCCTGTTGGCGCTGATTTCAAATATCTGCGCGCCAACTCAG
This region of Bdellovibrio sp. BCCA genomic DNA includes:
- a CDS encoding DUF4097 family beta strand repeat-containing protein, with protein sequence MSAITFILAHLLFQPVMAATYEVPVAEGDRLVLKGLEAQVQVVGQVGNSLKVSGVEESGTEGVFVVTKKDNIIEVKMNEYAGKRSWLNILPKAASQMKKIEIWGPAMPADIQLRGGSVVAQKWSKDLKVSVTQGRVSSLGGAGSLQVYVQKGDVNIQDHTGKVSADSYSGSMALKNIQGDVDASLFAGSLNIEKVRGFLSLSTQQSNSKVNLSSGTIQFENGKGSMNIQAFQGRMEGQNQEGSVAITMLLDSEVDVKTKSGKVSVQTPPSSGASLNLLTTEGEILVPSEIKVTKLSAEKSVRGRLRGDAQRGSIFVRSQDGTISVK
- a CDS encoding thiolase family protein — translated: MENVVIVSSVRTPVATFQGGYSTLAAPKLGAIAIKEAISRAGVSANEIDECIMGEVLTAGVGQAPARQAALYAGLKNSTPCMTINKVCGSGLKAVMLAADSIALGNTKIAVAGGQENMTLSPHLLENSRSGYRMGPTQMTDSMIKDGLWDPYNNFHMGNAAEICVKEHGFTREEQDAFAIDSYKKAQDAWSKGLFKNEIAAVVVEGKKGAVTIDKDEEPFNTNFDKIPGLKPAFDKAGTITAANASKINDGAAAHVLMAESEAKKRGIKPLAKIVAHGTFAHDPKYFTTAPVGAIRGALNKAGLKIADIDLWEINEAFAVVTQVAMKELEIPAAKVNIHGGAVAIGHPIGASGARILATLVHALHTHGKRYGLATLCIGGGEAVALIIEKV
- a CDS encoding CoA transferase subunit A — its product is MSKKVFKDAKSALFDVKDGMTLVLGGFGLCGIPENCIAVLRDMGVKNLTCVSNNAGVDDFGLGQLLQNRQIKKMISSYVGENALFEKLYMSGELELEFCPQGTLAERIRAGGAGIAGFYTPTGVGTLVAEGKEIKQFDGRDYVLERGIKGDFAFVKAWKGDKFGNLIFRKTARNFNPMAATAGKITVVEVEELVEIGELDPDQIHTPGVYVQRIFQGTNYEKRIEQKTVRKD
- a CDS encoding CoA transferase subunit B; its protein translation is MPLNREQIAQRIAQEVEDGYCVNLGIGIPTLVANYIPKDKFVMLQSENGLLGMGPFPRESEIDADLINAGKQTVTALPGASFFSSADSFAMIRGGHVDLTVLGAMEVDETGSIANWMVPGKMVKGMGGAMDLVAGARNVIVAMQHTDKEGNSKLRKKCTLPLTGVNCIKKIVSDFGVIEVTPQGFVLKEYAPDLSPEKVLAATEGKMTIAPDCKPMKF
- a CDS encoding cyclic nucleotide-binding domain-containing protein produces the protein MAEAKKVAKDTYLFRDGDAPDAMYIIKSGTFAVTKTKGTSEVVLAEINAGAMVGEMALFDNKPRSANVKATKDSEVIALPYESLTKQMDQLPVWVRAIMKTLNENLREANKKIKILENANPDEERFPPHIVNKYISILNLVGHKYGKPEEGGGVSFSSVLLRNYTIQIFQEATNKMQSVVNALTDLGYIAQEDRGDGTQKIINSKPQELFSFVDWYNEWLFKQEKDRLPALTDAEVKVLNGILLFARRVEPNNKGFRKVNLNDVQNESMKETGNLIRSDDVNPLIEKKYLTEKIMDEQGVYIMISLEDVESLARNWTIVNNLKRKLR